In the genome of Streptomyces collinus, one region contains:
- a CDS encoding ABC transporter ATP-binding protein has translation MVAQSVTEAAVGDASRLAARGVTVGYGGRTVIDGLDVAIPPGVVTTIIGPNGCGKSTLLRTLSRLLKPTKGTVVLDGEDIGRLRTRDVAKKLGLLPQAPVAPEGLTVADLVARGRHPHQSWLRQWSSDDAEVVERALAMTGVADLADRPVDSLSGGQRQRVWISMTLAQGTDLLLLDEPTTYLDLAHAVDVLDLVDDLHESGCTVVMVLHDLNLAVRYSDHLVVMREGSILAQGHPHDVVTAELLHEAFGLRAQVIDDPVGDRPLIVPIGRTHVRPGHIPINE, from the coding sequence GGCTGGCAGCCCGAGGCGTCACGGTCGGCTACGGCGGCCGGACCGTCATCGACGGCCTCGACGTGGCGATACCGCCCGGGGTCGTCACCACGATCATCGGCCCCAACGGCTGCGGGAAGTCCACCCTGTTGCGGACCCTGTCACGGCTGCTCAAGCCGACCAAGGGGACGGTCGTCCTGGACGGCGAGGACATCGGCAGGCTGCGGACCCGGGACGTGGCCAAGAAGCTCGGCCTGCTCCCGCAGGCGCCGGTCGCCCCGGAGGGGCTGACGGTGGCCGACCTGGTCGCCCGGGGCCGGCACCCGCACCAGAGCTGGCTGCGGCAGTGGTCCTCGGACGACGCCGAGGTCGTGGAGCGCGCGCTCGCCATGACCGGCGTGGCCGACCTGGCCGACCGCCCGGTCGACTCGCTCTCCGGCGGTCAACGGCAGCGCGTGTGGATCTCCATGACGCTGGCTCAGGGCACCGATCTGCTGCTCCTGGACGAGCCGACGACCTATCTGGACCTGGCGCACGCGGTCGACGTCCTCGACCTGGTCGACGATCTGCACGAGTCGGGCTGCACCGTCGTCATGGTGCTCCACGACCTCAACCTCGCCGTGCGCTACAGCGACCACCTCGTCGTGATGCGGGAGGGGTCGATCCTGGCGCAGGGGCATCCGCACGATGTCGTCACCGCCGAACTGCTGCACGAGGCCTTCGGGTTGCGCGCCCAGGTGATCGACGACCCGGTGGGCGACCGGCCGTTGATCGTGCCCATCGGACGTACGCACGTGCGACCGGGACACATCCCGATAAACGAGTAG
- a CDS encoding iron-siderophore ABC transporter substrate-binding protein, with product MLLHRTTSRKPWRRLAAVVSAATLGVGLLAGCGSDSADTADNKNEGTQAAAAGAFPVTVEHAFGSTKVEKAPQRVVSVGYTDDQTILAFGIKPVGMVDQYPNPPGKSPDINTQWPWVKDKWGDTKPEVIMKNGDSGPNYEKIAALRPDLIVAVYSEIDQAGYDKLSKIAPTVARTKAEKEPFSAPWQDNALHIAKALGKADEGQKMVDDIEGKLATAKKEHPELGKQTAVALSWYENSVAPFTSTDVRGRLVSGIGFKYQTGIDKVAGGSFYTKLSPERIDLVDVDHIFVINDKADTEALKKFKLFANLDAVKKGNVSYLLDSEGPAVGAAISQGTLLSMPYAIDELVKSVE from the coding sequence ATGCTCCTCCATCGAACGACGTCCCGGAAGCCATGGCGGCGGCTGGCGGCGGTCGTGTCCGCGGCCACCCTCGGCGTCGGTCTCCTCGCGGGATGCGGCTCCGACTCGGCGGACACGGCGGACAACAAGAACGAGGGCACCCAGGCCGCGGCGGCCGGCGCGTTCCCGGTCACCGTGGAGCACGCATTCGGATCCACGAAGGTCGAGAAGGCGCCCCAGCGGGTCGTCTCCGTCGGCTACACCGACGACCAGACCATCCTGGCCTTCGGCATCAAGCCCGTCGGCATGGTCGACCAGTACCCCAACCCGCCGGGCAAGTCCCCCGACATCAACACCCAGTGGCCCTGGGTGAAGGACAAGTGGGGTGACACCAAGCCCGAGGTCATCATGAAGAACGGTGACTCCGGCCCCAACTACGAGAAGATCGCGGCCCTGCGGCCCGACCTGATCGTCGCGGTCTACTCCGAGATCGACCAGGCCGGCTACGACAAGCTCTCCAAGATCGCTCCCACGGTGGCCCGCACCAAGGCCGAGAAGGAGCCCTTCAGCGCCCCCTGGCAGGACAACGCCCTGCACATCGCCAAGGCCCTCGGCAAGGCCGACGAGGGCCAGAAGATGGTCGACGACATCGAGGGCAAGCTGGCCACGGCCAAGAAGGAGCACCCGGAGCTCGGCAAGCAGACCGCCGTCGCGCTGTCCTGGTACGAGAACTCGGTGGCGCCGTTCACCTCCACCGACGTGCGCGGCCGGCTCGTCTCGGGCATCGGCTTCAAGTACCAGACCGGGATCGACAAGGTCGCCGGGGGCAGCTTCTACACCAAGCTCTCGCCCGAGCGCATCGACCTCGTCGACGTCGACCACATCTTCGTCATCAACGACAAGGCCGACACCGAGGCCCTGAAGAAGTTCAAGCTGTTCGCCAACCTCGACGCGGTGAAGAAGGGCAACGTGTCCTACCTGCTCGACAGCGAGGGACCGGCCGTCGGCGCGGCCATCTCCCAGGGCACCCTGCTGTCCATGCCGTACGCGATCGACGAGCTCGTCAAGTCGGTCGAGTAG